A region of Vitis vinifera cultivar Pinot Noir 40024 chromosome 15, ASM3070453v1 DNA encodes the following proteins:
- the LOC132255233 gene encoding uncharacterized protein LOC132255233: MPNDAVIILTMAGNGLDGSAASSLPLSGTSMFTRCSAARFKKLCNRLPEAKIQAIRDLQFGGLLNLNCTEVRHNLCIFLIQHFNVGFRRIEFSAQKHYPVTATDVGLILGLPTEGRNLQVTSTSSDHPFGTIRACEEKLLDLPVGEEFRRAFIYYACATLLAPTSRLNGCRNLWHTIHEDGFRNDVNWAQFVLDQLVEGIRRFQQSKTSWLHYVIKFQIPSVQVPITVPPALAWTDDLIKRRLVAEIKEFGAFGHAEIDFASERSPSVERTMEPETNVDHDTNVDAENSDEIWHQYHDAERAIDQYQRGIQQQLRIMRGLMHKLGTRRHSGVNSDAGGHSSYAPASTPTADDHAFPGDEYMASHAAYHVLDTPDRVVAPEYELQPSVPINVVSDGEEQPEGNVVPTNRNVRRRRVRRMAPNLLSPYISQPQTKQSAIKIDLKQGAALVFGDDLDASEELVSMHDTILTRGNLGCFQGNGWIGNDVVDAYCRLLQYQHEPKSKLFLSPYIAEMVIHSQAKNLVREAVIGRFEPHLYQIDIPYVNVNEVFLPVLIKNHWTLYVYDLENRRIQLLDSRPGRKKTMLSGVQQNLAKVVLWLAAHKKEVSPYDLRTFNFITPDVPLQTNEHDCGVFVMKFMELWSMGGFSKSIDVGKLKHYRLKIMGSMLFSAQNAHRDRVRRD, encoded by the exons GGCACATCAATGTTTACACGATGCTCAGCTGCAAGATTTAAGAAACTGTGCAACCGATTACCAGAGGCAAAAATTCAAGCCATAAGAGACCTCCAATTTGGAGGTCTCTTAAACTTAAACTGCACAGAGGTGCGCCACAACCTCTGTATCTTTCTAATCCAACATTTCAATGTTGGATTTAGACGGATAGAGTTCTCAGCCCAGAAACACTATCCTGTTACAGCCACCGATGTTGGCCTCATTTTAGGCCTCCCAACAGAAGGACGGAACTTGCAGGTGACCTCCACATCATCAGATCATCCATTTGGGACTATTCGGGCATGCGAGGAGAAACTCCTAGACTTACCTGTAGGCGAGGAGTTCCGTAGAGCATTCATTTACTACGCATGTGCCACATTGTTGGCCCCCACGTCTAGGCTCAATGGTTGCCGTAACTTGTGGCATACCATCCATGAGGATGGATTCCGAAATGATGTTAATTGGGCCCAGTTTGTGCTTGACCAACTGGTTGAGGGAATTAGGCGATTCCAACAATCTAAGACTTCTTGG CTGCATTATGTCATTAAATTCCAAATTCCTTCAGTCCAAGTCCCCATTACAGTGCCCCCAGCATTGGCATGGACTGATGATTTGATTAAGCGACGACTAGTCGCTGAGATAAAGGAGTTTGGAGCATTCGGACATGCTGAGATTGATTTT GCGTCCGAGAGATCTCCATCCGTAGAGAGAACTATGGAGCCAGAGACTAATGTGGACCATGACACAAATGTTGATGCTGAAAATAGTGAT GAAATATGGCATCAATATCATGATGCAGAACGAGCAATCGACCAATATCAAAGGGGCATTCAGCAGCAGCTGAGAATAATGCGTGGCCTTATGCATAAGTTAGGGACTCGCAGACATAGTGGGGTAAATTCAGATGCGGGTGGTCACTCTAGCTATGCACCAGCCAGCACTCCCACGGCCGATGACCATGCATTTCCCGGTGATGAGTACATGGCTTCGCATGCTGCATACCATGTGCTAGACACACCAGATCGCGTTGTCGCCCCTGAGTATGAGTTGCAGCCCAGTGTACCCATTAATGTAGTAAGCG ATGGTGAAGAACAACCAGAAGGTAATGTTGTCCCCACAAATAGAAATGTCCGGAGACGTCGAGTGCGTCGCATGGCTCCAAACCTGTTGTCCCCATACATATCCCAACCACAAACGAAACAATCTGCCATCAAAATCGACCTAAAACAAGGAGCTGCACTGGTATTTGGAGACGATTTGGATGCAAG TGAGGAACTAGTGTCTATGCATGACACTATCCTAACCAGAGGCAATTTGGGCTGCTTCCAAGGGAATGGGTGGATAGGAAACGAC GTCGTCGATGCCTACTGTAGATTGTTGCAGTATCAACATGAACCGAAGTCGAAACTTTTTCTATCCCCCTACATAGCT GAAATGGTAATCCACTCCCAGGCAAAAAACCTAGTTAGGGAGGCAGTTATTGGACGCTTTGAACCACATCTGTATCAGATTGATATTCCATATGTCAATGTTAACGAG GTCTTCTTACCGGTCCTCATAAAGAACCATTGGACATTGTATGTATATGACCTAGAAAACAGGAGAATCCAACTGCTAGATTCTCGTCCTGGTAGAAAGAAGACAATGTTGAGTGGAGTCCAACAAAATCTG GCCAAGGTTGTCCTGTGGTTGGCTGCCCACAAAAAAGAGGTATCACCTTATGATTTGAGGACATTCAATTTCATAACACCTGATGTACCCCTCCAAACTAATGA GCACGATTGCGGAGTTTTTGTAATGAAATTCATGGAATTGTGGTCAATGGGGGGGTTCTCCAAATCAATCGATGTG GGGAAATTGAAACATTACAGGTTGAAGATCATGGGGAGTATGTTGTTCTCAGCACAAAATGCACACCGAGACCGTGTCCGGAGAGATTAA